A single region of the Gorilla gorilla gorilla isolate KB3781 chromosome 1, NHGRI_mGorGor1-v2.1_pri, whole genome shotgun sequence genome encodes:
- the LOC101148714 gene encoding heterogeneous nuclear ribonucleoprotein C-like 3 → MASNVTNKMDPHSMNSRVFIGNLNTLVVKKSDVEAIFSKYGKIAGCSLHKGFAFVQYDKEKNARAAVAGEDGRMIASQVVDINLAAEPKVNRGSAGVKRSAAEMYGSSFDLDYGFQRDYYDGMYRFPARVPPPPPIALAVVPSKRQRVSGNTSRRGKSGFNSKSGKRGSSKSGKLKGDGLQAIKQELTQIKEKVDSLLENLEKIEKEHCKQGVEVKNAKSEEEQTSSSLKKDKTHVKTESEGGAEDSAEEGDLLYDDDNEDQGDNQLELIKDDEKGAEEGEDNRDSTNGQDDS, encoded by the coding sequence ATGGCCAGCAACGTTACCAACAAGATGGATCCTCACTCCATGAACTCCCGTGTGTTCATTGGGAATCTCAACACTCTTGTTGTCAAGAAATCGGATGTGGAGGCGATCTTTTCCAAGTATGGCAAAATTGCGGGCTGCTCTCTTCATAAGGGCTTTGCCTTCGTTCAATATGATAAGGAGAAAAATGCCCGGGCTGCTGTAGCAGGAGAGGATGGCAGAATGATTGCTAGTCAGGTTGTAGATATTAACCTGGCTGCAGAGCCAAAAGTGAACCGAGGAAGCGCAGGTGTGAAACGATCAGCAGCGGAGATGTACGGCTCCTCTTTTGACTTGGACTATGGCTTTCAACGGGATTATTATGATGGGATGTACCGTTTCCCAGCACGtgtacctcctcctcctcccattgCTCTGGCTGTAGTGCCCTCGAAACGTCAGCGTGTATCAGGAAACACCTCACGAAGGGGCAAAAGTGGCTTCAATTCTAAGAGTGGAAAGCGGGGATCTTCCAAGTCTGGAAAGCTGAAAGGAGATGGCCTTCAGGCCATTAAGCAGGAGTTGACCCAGATAAAAGAGAAAGTGGATTCTCTCCTGGAAAACctggaaaaaattgaaaaggaacatTGCAAGCAAGGAGTAGAGGTAAAGAATGCTAAGTCTGAAGAGGAGCAGACCAGCAGCTCCTTGAAGAAGGATAAGACTCATGTGAAGACGGAGTCTGAGGGGGGTGCAGAAGACTCTGCTGAGGAGGGGGACCTACtgtatgatgatgataatgaagaTCAGGGGGACAACCAGCTGGAGTTGATCAAGGATGATGAAaaaggggctgaggaaggagaggataACAGAGACAGCACCAACGGCCAGGATGACTCTTAA